A region from the Gavia stellata isolate bGavSte3 chromosome 12, bGavSte3.hap2, whole genome shotgun sequence genome encodes:
- the KCTD6 gene encoding BTB/POZ domain-containing protein KCTD6, whose amino-acid sequence MDNGDWGYMMTDPVTLNVGGHMYTTSLTTLTRYPDSMLGAMFRGDFPTARDSQGNYFIDRDGPLFRYVLNFLRTSELTLPLDFKEFDLLRKEADFYQIEPLIQCLNDPKPLYSVDTFEEVVELSSTRKLSKYSNPVAVIITQLTITTKVHSLLEGISNHFTKWNKHMMDTRDCQVSFTFGPCDYHQEVSLRVHLMEYITKQGFTIRNTRVHHMSERANENTVEHNWTFCRLARKTDD is encoded by the exons ATGGATAATGGAGACTGGGGATATATG ATGACTGATCCAGTCACGCTAAATGTGGGTGGACACATGTATACGACATCCCTTACAACTCTAACGAGATATCCTGACTCAATGCTTGGGGCCATGTTCAGGGGAGACTTCCCCACTGCCAGGGACTCTCAGGGCAATTACTTTATTGACAGAGATGGACCACTTTTCCGTTATGTTCTTAACTTTTTAAGGACCTCAGAGCTCACTTTGCCACTGGACTTCAAGGAGTTTGACCTACTTCGGAAGGAAGCGGACTTCTATCAGATTGAACCGCTAATTCAGTGTCTTAATGACCCCAAGCCGCTGTATTCCGTGGATACCTTTGAGGAGGTGGTGGAGCTGTCCAGCACCCGGAAGCTTTCCAAGTACTCCAACCCGGTGGCTGTAATCATCACGCAGCTCACTATCACGACGAAAGTCCATTCGTTACTGGAAGGCATTTCAAACCACTTCACAAAGTGGAATAAGCATATGATGGACACCAGGGACTGCCAGGTTTCCTTCACGTTTGGACCATGCGATTACCACCAAGAAGTGTCGCTCAGAGTCCATCTGATGGAGTACATCACAAAGCAAGGCTTCACGATCAGGAATACCAGAGTTCATCATATGAGTGAGCGTGCCAATGAAAACACAGTGGAGCATAACTGGACTTTCTGTAGACTGGCACGGAAAACAGATGACTGA
- the PDHB gene encoding pyruvate dehydrogenase E1 component subunit beta, mitochondrial, which translates to MAASAAALRHLAPLGAHLARLPPRGRAAGRLLLQQRRGIRLSAPAAIQVTVRDALNQALDEELERDERVFLLGEEVAQYDGAYKISRGLWKKYGDKRVIDTPISEMGFTGIAVGAAMAGLRPVCEFMTFNFSMQAIDQVINSAAKTCYMSAGSIAVPIVFRGPNGASAGVAAQHSQCFAAWYGHCPGLKVVSPWSSEDAKGLLKASIRDDNPVVMLENELLYGVPFEMSEQAQSKDFVVPIGKAKIERQGAHVTLVSHSRPVGHCLEAAAVLAKEGVECEVINLRTIRPMDIETVEASVVKTNHLVTVEGGWPQFGVGAEICARIMEGSAFNYLDAPAVRVTGADVPMPYAKILEDNCIPQVKDIIFAVKKTLNI; encoded by the exons ATGGCGGCGTCTGCGGCGGCACTGCGGCACCTCGCGCCGCTGGGCGCCCACCTCGcccgcctcccgccgcggggccgcgctgccgggcggctgctgctgcagcagcgcagggggatCCGCCTTTCCGCGCCCGCCGCCATCCAG GTGACGGTGCGGGACGCGCTGAACCAGGCGCTGGATGAGGAGCTGGAGCGGGACGAGCGCGTCTTCCTGCTGGGCGAGGAGGTGGCCCAGTACGATGGCGCTTACAAG aTCTCCAGGGGTCTCTGGAAGAAGTACGGGGACAAGAGGGTGATCGACACCCCGATATCAGAG atGGGCTTCACGGGAATCGCGGTCGGTGCTGCTATG gCAGGGTTGAGACCGGTGTGTGAATTCATGACGTTCAACTTCTCCATGCAAGCGATTGATCAGGTTATAAACTCCGCTGCCAAGACCTGTTACATGTCTGCAGGATCAATCGCTGTTCCCATTGTCTTCCGGGGCCCCAATGGGGCATCAGCTGGAGTCGCCGCTCAGCACTCGCAGTGCTTCGCGGCTTGGTACGGGCACTGCCCGGGACTGAAAGTTGTTAGTCCTTGGAGCTCAGAAGATGCCAAAGGTCTGCTGAAAGCCTCAATCCGGGACGATAATCCAG TTGTGATGCTGGAAAATGAATTACTGTATGGTGTTCCCTTTGAAATGTCTGAACAGGCACAGTCAAAGGATTTTGTTGTTCCAATTGGAAAAGCTAAAATAGAACGGCAAG GAGCTCATGTTACATTAGTATCACACTCAAGACCTGTCGGACACTGTTTGGAAGCAGCTGCTGTACTTGCCAAAGAAGGTGTAGAGTGTGAG GTTATAAATCTGCGTACTATTCGACCAATGGATATTGAAACAGTGGAAGCCAGTGTTGTAAAGACAAACCATCTTGTAACTGTAGAAGGAGGTTGGCCGCAATTTGGAGTAGGAGCTGAAATCTGTGCCAGGATCATGGAAG GATCTGCCTTTAACTACTTGGATGCTCCAGCTGTGCGTGTTACCGGTGCAGATGTTCCTATGCCTTATGCAAAAATTTTAGAAGATAACTGCATACCTCAAGTGAAGGATATAATATTTGCAGTGAAGAAAACTTTGAATATCTAA
- the ACOX2 gene encoding peroxisomal acyl-coenzyme A oxidase 2, which translates to MALLETGKYSEGSVLGGVNPDLASERQTASFSVEKLTAQLDGGAEHTRIRRAVVEAIECDPVFSRENQYFQSQNERYEGAVRKAVHLQKKMHEMGWTESGPEYKYIYRALSGDVAFLLHRIFTRSISMLGSDKQIAKWIPLATQYQLIGSYAQTELGHGTYLQGLETTAVFDITTQEFILNTPKISAMKWWPGDMGRSATHTVVFAQLYVHGKCYGVHPFIVQIRSLQDHSLCPGITAGDIGPKMNFEHTDNGYLMLQNVRVPRENMLNKFCEVQPDGTYVRRGSQKINYFTMTTVRISLILDEVIIPLMKACTIAIRYSVVRRQSKLKPGEQEAKILDYQTQQEKLLPQLAAAYAFHFINDYLQELFDRGYREIQRKNFDTLPELHAFSSGFKAMVTQYCTSAVEICLRACGGHGYSLLSGLPSLYTKILASCIYEGENTILLLQTARFLIKCFMAASAGQPVPPSVTYLAAVKPGKCPAKNKLDFLSPDIYTEAYQHMAVRLLSSTATKLQDLIQSGVNKHDAWNQCTVQLAQAAKAHCHYITVKNFAETVEKLETKAGIQKIMKHLCDLFALHGIFSNAGVFLHDGYISGAQMDMVTASYLDLLAVIRRDAVPLVDAFDFTDKSLNSALGSYDGQVYQRLYEWAQKSPTNKQMSPAYEKYLKPLLHNTLSKL; encoded by the exons TCGAAGCTATCGAATGCGACCCTGTATTTAGCAgagaaaatcagtatttccagAGCCAGAATGAGAGGTACGAAGGAGCAGTCAGAAAGGCTGTTCACCTCCAGAAAAAGATGCACGAGATGGGATGGACTGAGAGCGGACCTGAATATAAGTACATTTACag GGCACTGTCAGGAGACGTCGCATTTCTCCTTCACCGCATCTTCACGAGAAGTATTTCAATGCTGGGCTCTGACAAACAGATCGCCAAATGGATTCCTCTGGCCACCCAGTATCAGCTCATTGGAAGCTACGCCCAGACTGAACTGGGGCACG gaaCTTATCTTCAGGGTTTGGAAACAACAGCAGTCTTTGATATCACTACACAAGAGTTTATACTGAACACACCAAAGATCTCTGCCATGAAGTGGTGGCCTGGAGACA TGGGAAGGTCAGCAACCCACACAGTGGTCTTTGCTCAGCTGTACGTCCACGGGAAGTGCTACGGCGTGCATCCCTTCATCGTGCAGATACGCAGCCTTCAGGACCATTCACTCTGCCCAG GCATAACTGCTGGAGACATCGGTCCCAAAATGAATTTTGAGCACACTGACAATGGCTACCTCATGCTGCAGAACGTGCGTGTCCCCAGGGAGAATATGCTGAACAAGTTTTGCGAG GTTCAACCAGATGGCACCTATGTAAGACGGGGGTCACAGAAGATTAATTATTTCACAATGACTACAGTGCGCATTTCCCTCATTTTAGATGAAGTTATAATACCTCTAATGAAAGCTTGCACCATTGCCATCCGATACTCTGTGGTTCGCCGGCAGTCCAAGTTAAAGCCTGG GGAACAAGAAGCAAAAATCCTTGACTACCAGACTCAGCAAGAGAAATTGCTgccccagctggcagcagcctaTGCCTTTCATTTCATCAACGACTACCTGCAGGAGCTTTTTGACAGGGGGTACAGAGAGATCCAGAGGAAGAACTTCGACACGCTGCCAGAG ctccATGCATTTTCTTCGGGCTTTAAAGCCATGGTTACTCAGTACTGCACTTCAGCGGTGGAGATCTGCCTCCGGGCATGCGGGGGACACGGTTACTCCTTGCTGAGTGGACTCCCTTCCTTGTATACTAAAATACTTGCCTCCTGTATTTATGAAGGGGAAAACACCATTTTGCTCCTGCAAACTGCCAG GTTCCTGATTAAGTGCTTCATGGCAGCCAGCGCTGGCCAGCCTGTTCCGCCATCTGTCACTTACCTGGCTGCAGTGAAACCGGGGAAGTGTCCAGCCAAGAACAAGTTGGATTTTCTCAGTCCAGATATTTACACTGAGGCCTATCAACACATGGCAGTCAG ACTCCTAAGCAGCACAGCAACTAAACTACAGGACTTGATTCAGTCTGGAGTCAATAAGCACGACGCATGGAACCAGTGCACAGTGCAGCTGGCGCAGGCTGCGAAG GCTCACTGCCACTACATCACAGTGAAAAACTTTGCAGAAACTGTGGAAAAACTGGAGACCAAGGCTGGCATCCAGAAGATTATGAAACATCTTTGTGACCTCTTTGCATTACACGGGATCTTCTCAAATGCAGGAGTCTTCTTGCATGATGGATACATATCTGGAGCTCAAATGGACATGGTCACAGCATCATACCTGGACCTCCTGGCTGTCATTCG GAGGGATGCTGTTCCGCTAGTGGATGCTTTTGACTTCACAGATAAGAGCCTGAATTCTGCACTTGGCAGCTACGACGGACAGGTTTACCAACGGCTTTACGAGTGGGCTCAGAAGTCACCGACCAACAAGCAG ATGAGCCCAGCCTATGAGAAGTACTTGAAGCCACTTCTTCACAACACGCTATCAAAATTATGA